A single window of Watersipora subatra chromosome 9, tzWatSuba1.1, whole genome shotgun sequence DNA harbors:
- the LOC137404515 gene encoding baculoviral IAP repeat-containing protein 7-B-like, translating to MPERNFDALDVDRRRQAAEYVPGYDWIPGRFGPPPGILKERKEQFDRMSDKEFLYAFLKLSQEEKESLMVSERERQRTFAAHWPIETIVNAHDCAKEGFYYTGVADRVQCAFCGGIIRSWERGDVPKYQHKNFFNYCKMVQNKPCQNIPLSNCGLPKDLMTSQLSSFVRDDRKPATFGDLNINTIRPKDPPMSVYSKRMDTYRRYPSGNPIAADKLCEAGFLYEGIGDKVKCFWCDGALEMWSRGDDPWAEHAKWYPGCTFVQQTKGLAFIKTVRLQMTPDNIATAETLLYNKGDVSFLEEEMETSEEPVSIEELDGYKYCLLLEYPAEIIVKAYEVNDDVEFDQPSKLVEIVQELYEGNSIPLEEYQKEVASRKDDQSVTTGVTDLTTQPGRRINVVELITNPNDPSEQDCKDLVDALRCKKCRKNMSGAVVLPCGCYCLCQYCSKGKLPTKCPACGHLVKKACNVDVTTKSL from the exons ATGCCTGAAAGAAACTTTGACGCATTGGATGTAGACCGGCGCAGGCAAGCCGCTGAGTATGTGCCAGGATATGACTGGATACCTGGAAGATTTGGCCCACCACCTGGCATTCTTAAAGAAAGAAAGGAGCAATTTG ATCGCATGTCAGACAAGGAATTCCTCTATGCCTTCCTAAAACTCAGTCAGGAAGAGAAAGAGTCTCTCATGGTCTCAGAGAGAGAAAGGCAGCGAACCTTTGCTGCTCACTGGCCAATAGAAACGATAGTCAACGCTCATGACTGTGCTAAGGAGGGGTTTTACTACACCGGTGTAGCGGACAGAGTGCAGTGTGCTTTCTGTGGTGGAATCATTAGGAGCTGGGAGAGGGGAGATGTGCCCAAGTATCAGCATAAAAACTTCTTCAACTACTGCAAGATGGTTCAAA ACAAGCCATGTCAGAATATCCCTTTAAGTAACTGCGGGCTTCCTAAAGACCTCATGACAAGTCAACTGAGTAGCTTTGTCAGAGATGATCGAA AACCAGCTACTTTTGGTGACCTGAATATTAACACGATCAGACCCAAGGATCCACCTATGAGTGTCTACAGTAAGAGAATGGATACATACCGACGATACCCTAGCGGTAACCCAATAGCTGCAGACAAGCTTTGTGAAGCTGGCTTTTTGTATGAAGGCATAGGAGACAAAGTGAAGTGTTTTTGGTGTGATGGAGCGCTTGAGATGTGGAGCAGGGGAGACGATCCATGGGCAGAACATGCAAA gtGGTACCCAGGCTGCACTTTTGTTCAACAAACAAAGGGATTGGCCTTCATCAAGACTGTGCGGCTACAGATGACTCCCGATAACATCGCTACTGCAGAAACTCTGCTTTACAACAAGGGAGATGTTTCTTTTCTTG AGGAAGAGATGGAAACAAGTGAAGAGCCAGTGTCTATAGAGGAACTTGATGGATACAAATACTGTTTATTACTTGAGTATCCAGCTGAGATCATTGTCAAGGCTTATGAAGTTAATGATG ATGTTGAATTTGATCAACCAAGTAAGCTGGTGGAGATAGTACAGGAGCTGTATGAGGGCAACTCCATACCTTTAG AGGAATACCAAAAAGAAGTAGCTAGTAGAAAGGATGACCAATCAGTGACAACTGGTGTCACTGATTTAACCACTCAACCAGGAAG GAGGATTAACGTGGTTGAGCTGATCACGAACCCTAATGATCCCTCTGAGCAGGATTGTAAGGACCTGGTTGATGCTCTCAGATGTAAAAAGTGCAGAAAGAACATG TCTGGAGCCGTTGTCCTTCCTTGTGGATGTTATTGCCTCTGTCAATACTGCAGCAAAGGAAAACTCCCTACGAAATGTCCAGCATGTGGCCACCTTGTAAAAAAAGCCTGCAATGTCGATGTCACAACTAAGTCTCTCTAG